Proteins encoded together in one Marinobacter sp. Arc7-DN-1 window:
- a CDS encoding accessory factor UbiK family protein encodes MKGPQDIFAQLQGQFGQFVPDMARAAREDFETQARATVMSVLSRLELVTREEFDAQQAVLLKTREKVEALEKRVAELEKSLQEQ; translated from the coding sequence GTGAAGGGTCCCCAGGATATTTTCGCCCAGTTACAGGGTCAGTTTGGTCAGTTCGTTCCCGATATGGCCCGCGCCGCCCGGGAGGATTTTGAAACCCAGGCCCGGGCAACAGTGATGTCGGTCCTTTCCCGTCTGGAGCTGGTAACCCGGGAAGAGTTTGATGCCCAACAGGCGGTGCTGCTGAAGACTCGTGAAAAGGTGGAGGCGCTCGAAAAACGGGTCGCCGAGCTGGAAAAATCCCTGCAGGAACAATAA
- a CDS encoding YifB family Mg chelatase-like AAA ATPase: protein MLAIVHSRAIIGVSAPPVTVEVHLSGGLPALSIVGLPETGVRESKERVRSALLNAGFDFPARRITINLAPADLPKEGGRFDLPIALGILAASGQIPAESLADCEFLGELSLDGALRPLKGVLPAVLAARQDQRALLVPHGNAGEAALASQGDVLAAGHLLTVCEHLSGRARLVPVPKSPLERVPGNNSEIPDLSDVRGQRVPRRALEVAAAGGHNLLFFGPPGTGKSMLASRLPGILPALTDDAAMEVASVHSVAGLAMREGGWRQPPFRAPHHTASAVALVGGGSSPRPGEISLAHRGVLFLDELPEFERRVLEVLREPMETGHITISRAARQVNFPARFQVVGAMNPCPCGYSGHPTIECQCTPQQVIRYRSKISGPLLDRFDLHVEVPVQGGGVLMQQGGDGETSATVRERVIAARMKQSERGCVNAALAGRELHSACQLDRQGEQLLSGAMEKLGLSARALHRILRVARTLADLEGCDELHQGHLVEALGYRQLDRQQGRNSVVSA from the coding sequence ATGCTAGCTATCGTTCATTCCCGCGCCATAATCGGCGTGTCTGCTCCCCCCGTTACGGTTGAAGTCCACCTCTCCGGGGGATTGCCCGCACTCTCGATTGTCGGCCTCCCTGAAACCGGCGTTCGCGAGAGTAAGGAGCGGGTTCGCAGCGCCCTTCTGAATGCGGGGTTCGACTTCCCCGCCCGCCGCATTACGATCAACCTTGCCCCCGCTGATCTGCCCAAGGAAGGCGGCCGGTTTGACCTGCCCATTGCCCTTGGGATTCTGGCGGCCTCGGGCCAGATTCCGGCGGAGAGTCTCGCCGATTGCGAGTTTCTCGGGGAGCTGTCCCTCGATGGTGCGCTGAGGCCTCTCAAGGGCGTGCTTCCGGCTGTGCTTGCTGCCCGGCAGGACCAGCGAGCCTTGCTGGTTCCCCATGGCAATGCCGGCGAGGCGGCCCTGGCCAGCCAGGGTGACGTGCTGGCGGCCGGCCACCTGTTGACCGTGTGTGAACACCTCAGCGGCCGGGCCAGGCTGGTTCCGGTGCCGAAATCACCATTGGAACGGGTGCCCGGCAACAACAGTGAGATACCGGACCTGTCCGATGTCCGCGGCCAACGGGTCCCTCGCAGGGCGCTCGAAGTTGCCGCCGCCGGCGGCCACAACCTGTTATTCTTCGGGCCGCCTGGCACCGGCAAGAGCATGCTGGCCAGCCGTCTGCCGGGTATTCTTCCGGCACTGACCGACGATGCGGCCATGGAAGTTGCCAGCGTTCACTCGGTTGCCGGGCTTGCCATGAGAGAGGGCGGGTGGCGCCAACCGCCGTTCCGGGCGCCCCACCACACAGCATCCGCGGTGGCCCTGGTCGGTGGCGGGAGCAGCCCGCGGCCTGGGGAAATCTCCCTCGCCCATCGCGGCGTACTTTTTCTGGATGAATTGCCAGAGTTTGAGCGTCGGGTTCTGGAAGTGCTTCGGGAACCCATGGAAACGGGGCACATCACGATCAGTCGGGCCGCGCGTCAGGTGAATTTTCCGGCTCGCTTTCAAGTCGTCGGTGCAATGAACCCATGCCCCTGCGGTTACAGTGGTCACCCGACCATTGAGTGTCAGTGCACACCGCAGCAGGTAATACGGTATCGGTCGAAGATCTCCGGGCCTCTGCTGGACCGGTTCGATCTCCATGTCGAAGTTCCGGTTCAGGGTGGCGGCGTACTGATGCAACAGGGCGGCGATGGCGAGACCAGTGCCACTGTCCGGGAACGGGTTATCGCTGCCAGGATGAAACAATCGGAACGGGGTTGCGTGAATGCTGCGCTGGCAGGGCGCGAACTGCATTCCGCTTGCCAACTGGACCGCCAGGGTGAGCAGTTGCTCTCCGGCGCCATGGAGAAGCTGGGGCTATCGGCCCGGGCATTGCACCGGATATTGCGGGTGGCTCGCACTCTCGCAGACCTTGAGGGCTGTGACGAGCTCCACCAGGGCCACCTGGTTGAAGCGCTCGGCTACCGGCAACTGGATCGTCAACAGGGGCGCAATTCGGTGGTATCCGCCTGA
- the trmB gene encoding tRNA (guanosine(46)-N7)-methyltransferase TrmB, whose protein sequence is MTNQKEPQDPKDTATESPVTTRRGVRSFVLRQGRMTEGQKKAFERSWLKYGLTREDGMIDPRQVFGRDAMLNLEIGFGMGKSLAEMAEAAPEQDFIGVEVHQPGVGALLKEIEDRGLKNVRIYSIDANDVIDLCLPDACLDRVMVFFPDPWHKKKHHKRRLIQHEFVQRVRHKLRVGGILHLATDWENYAEHMMEVMNESEGFANAQESGGYSPRPEDRPITKFEKRGENLGHGVWDLLFYRTN, encoded by the coding sequence ATGACTAACCAGAAAGAGCCGCAAGATCCGAAAGACACTGCCACGGAATCACCGGTAACAACCCGCCGTGGTGTGCGTAGCTTTGTCCTGCGCCAGGGCCGCATGACCGAAGGTCAGAAAAAGGCGTTTGAGCGCAGCTGGCTGAAATATGGTCTCACCCGGGAAGACGGAATGATCGATCCGCGCCAGGTGTTTGGCCGGGATGCCATGCTGAACCTGGAAATCGGGTTTGGCATGGGCAAGTCACTGGCGGAGATGGCGGAAGCTGCCCCGGAGCAGGACTTCATCGGTGTCGAGGTGCACCAGCCAGGTGTGGGTGCTCTGCTCAAGGAGATTGAGGATCGCGGCCTGAAAAATGTCCGGATCTACAGTATCGACGCCAATGACGTGATTGATCTGTGCCTGCCGGATGCCTGTCTGGATCGGGTGATGGTGTTCTTCCCGGATCCCTGGCACAAGAAAAAGCATCACAAGCGCCGGCTGATCCAGCATGAGTTTGTCCAGCGCGTTCGTCACAAACTCCGCGTGGGCGGTATTCTCCATCTGGCGACAGACTGGGAGAACTACGCGGAACACATGATGGAAGTAATGAATGAATCCGAAGGGTTTGCCAACGCCCAGGAATCCGGAGGATATTCACCACGACCGGAAGATCGTCCGATTACCAAGTTTGAAAAGCGGGGCGAAAATCTTGGGCACGGAGTATGGGATCTGTTGTTTTATCGAACCAACTAG